From a region of the Candidatus Cloacimonas sp. genome:
- a CDS encoding endonuclease — protein sequence MFKNKLKPFLLILLFTVAFCLNADYYDGVINLTGDALFNGLRTLISNNTNTSYDASKVVLYQTLDNFDGYVTCVYTGQEYNVGFNYTGSTNPNTEHTYAQSWFNGTNTDKKKSDLHHLFITNSVVNSSRGNYPFDVVANHNTATVYYTYTPWQSYRGNNAQNRMVFEPADEFKGNIARALLYFYTRYSGESLVQQNVDMLPTLLIWHSFDPPDAAEITRNTGVYNYQNNRNPYIDHPEFVAKIWGGNDVEDVVLPAVPEFTINAVYPNPFISELNIGITTLKSALLTTSIYNLKGQLVYSESSVLSAGENKVFWQGQDNKGHNIPAGVYLIKVQSGDKQAVTKVWKVAGD from the coding sequence ATGTTTAAGAATAAACTAAAACCCTTTCTGCTAATACTGCTATTCACTGTTGCTTTTTGCCTGAATGCAGATTATTACGACGGCGTTATCAATTTAACCGGTGATGCTCTTTTCAATGGTTTACGGACTTTAATTTCCAATAATACCAATACCAGTTATGATGCCTCTAAGGTTGTTCTCTATCAAACCCTGGATAACTTTGATGGCTATGTAACCTGTGTTTATACGGGACAGGAATATAATGTGGGATTTAACTATACGGGAAGTACCAATCCCAATACGGAACATACTTATGCCCAAAGCTGGTTCAATGGAACTAATACAGATAAAAAGAAATCAGACCTCCATCATCTGTTTATAACTAATTCCGTGGTAAACAGTTCTCGGGGTAATTATCCTTTTGATGTTGTTGCCAATCATAATACTGCCACTGTTTATTACACTTACACACCCTGGCAAAGTTACCGGGGTAATAATGCTCAAAACAGAATGGTTTTTGAGCCCGCAGATGAATTTAAGGGTAATATTGCCAGGGCGTTACTTTATTTTTATACTCGCTACAGCGGAGAAAGTTTAGTTCAGCAAAATGTGGATATGTTACCTACATTGCTTATTTGGCATAGCTTTGATCCTCCGGATGCTGCAGAAATTACTCGTAACACGGGTGTTTATAATTACCAAAATAACCGCAATCCTTATATTGACCATCCGGAATTTGTAGCTAAAATATGGGGCGGAAATGATGTAGAGGATGTTGTTTTACCTGCTGTTCCCGAGTTTACAATCAATGCTGTTTATCCCAATCCTTTTATTTCTGAACTGAACATTGGCATCACTACTTTAAAGTCAGCTCTATTAACAACTTCTATCTATAACCTCAAGGGGCAATTGGTTTATAGTGAAAGCAGCGTATTATCTGCAGGAGAAAACAAGGTCTTTTGGCAAGGACAAGATAATAAGGGACATAATATTCCTGCCGGAGTTTATTTGATAAAAGTGCAAAGTGGAGATAAACAAGCGGTTACCAAGGTCTGGAAAGTGGCAGGTGATTAA
- a CDS encoding helix-hairpin-helix domain-containing protein, with amino-acid sequence MKLKNPLRNFLTPDEQKILLFISITILCGCCLDFFGWNPLQATPADLDSLKLVVQEDKPLQLDIRIATLEELLCLSGIGEKRAKDIIAYREANPFTSVNQIMNIKGIGAKTYANILPDLLAFGDTINFKLNPTPASASKTKSATPAKANNTAIINLNTANLEELCTLSGIGEVKAQAIIDWRKENGSFATIEDLVKVKGIGPKTLEKNKDRLTVQ; translated from the coding sequence ATGAAATTGAAAAATCCGCTGCGTAATTTTCTCACTCCCGATGAACAAAAAATCTTGCTATTCATAAGTATAACTATTCTTTGCGGCTGTTGTCTGGATTTTTTTGGCTGGAATCCACTTCAGGCAACTCCTGCTGATTTAGATTCGCTAAAGCTGGTAGTTCAAGAAGATAAGCCCTTGCAACTGGATATTCGGATTGCTACTTTGGAAGAACTGCTTTGTTTATCCGGAATTGGAGAAAAAAGAGCCAAAGATATTATTGCCTATAGAGAAGCAAATCCCTTCACCTCAGTAAACCAAATTATGAATATTAAAGGCATCGGGGCAAAGACCTACGCCAATATTCTGCCCGATTTACTTGCCTTTGGCGATACTATAAATTTCAAGCTTAATCCAACCCCTGCTTCCGCTTCTAAAACTAAATCTGCAACTCCCGCCAAAGCAAATAACACTGCTATAATTAATCTCAATACAGCTAACCTGGAAGAACTATGCACCCTTTCCGGAATTGGAGAAGTGAAAGCTCAGGCAATTATTGATTGGCGAAAGGAAAACGGCAGTTTTGCAACTATTGAAGATTTAGTGAAAGTGAAGGGAATTGGACCCAAAACTCTGGAGAAAAACAAAGACCGCTTAACTGTGCAGTAA